In one window of Frigoriglobus tundricola DNA:
- the rimI gene encoding ribosomal protein S18-alanine N-acetyltransferase gives MSTGRATRREMDRGVADGSALHIRWMIRRDMPDIMGIELASFEYAWTEDDFLRCLRQRNCIGMVAERGDTIIGFMIYELHRTRLHVLNFAVHPSVRRTGIGGLMVSKLIYKLCSHRRQKISLAVREGNTGAQLFFRAHRFKAARVLRGYYEDSGEDAYQMEYRPAEPEWAAFGGAPVNRIAQFEEN, from the coding sequence ATGAGCACGGGACGTGCGACGCGCAGGGAAATGGACCGGGGCGTCGCGGATGGGTCGGCGCTTCACATCCGGTGGATGATCCGGCGGGACATGCCGGACATCATGGGCATCGAGCTGGCGAGCTTCGAGTACGCGTGGACGGAGGACGACTTCCTCCGGTGCCTGCGGCAGCGGAACTGCATCGGCATGGTCGCCGAGCGGGGGGACACGATCATCGGGTTCATGATCTACGAACTGCACCGCACCCGGCTGCACGTGCTGAACTTCGCCGTCCACCCGTCGGTGCGGCGGACCGGCATCGGCGGGCTGATGGTGTCGAAGCTCATCTACAAGCTGTGCAGCCACCGGCGGCAGAAGATCAGCCTGGCGGTGCGCGAGGGCAACACGGGCGCCCAGTTGTTCTTCCGGGCGCACCGGTTCAAAGCCGCCCGCGTCCTCCGCGGGTACTACGAGGACAGCGGCGAGGACGCCTACCAGATGGAGTACCGGCCCGCCGAGCCGGAGTGGGCCGCCTTCGGCGGCGCCCCGGTCAACCGGATCGCGCAGTTCGAGGAGAACTGA
- a CDS encoding nucleotide pyrophosphohydrolase, which translates to MADATTSVEALKDGIRRFAAARGWEPYHTPKNLAMALASEVGELCDILRWLTAEESVAAASDAVTRAALADELADIANIVFLLSVHTGIDLSDAVAVKMTKNAIKYPAPA; encoded by the coding sequence ATGGCGGACGCGACCACTTCGGTGGAGGCGCTCAAGGACGGGATCCGTCGCTTCGCGGCCGCCCGCGGCTGGGAGCCGTACCACACGCCGAAGAACCTCGCGATGGCACTGGCCAGCGAGGTGGGCGAGTTGTGCGACATCCTCCGCTGGCTGACGGCCGAGGAGTCGGTCGCGGCCGCCTCCGATGCGGTCACGCGCGCGGCCCTCGCGGACGAACTGGCCGACATCGCGAACATCGTGTTCCTGCTCAGCGTTCACACCGGGATCGACCTCTCCGACGCCGTGGCCGTGAAGATGACGAAAAACGCGATCAAGTACCCGGCCCCGGCCTGA
- a CDS encoding DUF11 domain-containing protein, which translates to MPPAGVLPTPKPFPVPTIPPAPVGAPLAPPLAPGGYVAPVNHGLPTKVNQAVSVEALCPDTVVFGAECRYELLVRNTGNVAVQNVRLEDEIPAGCKYVGSDPPGEMNGDKLVWSLGAVDGNTEKRVAVRVRPNEEGELRSRATVTFASAVEMKTRVTRPRITVTATCQEVCKVGEDAVFQIKVSNGGTGPAQNMTLRAEMSDGLYFSQGSKLETKLANLVAGESKPITLRLNAVKAGLQKCQFTVTADGSADSTASAAVNVVEPLLQITQAGPAKCLVRAEPTYEVTLSNPGTAATDPVTLHAVLPDGFEFVQASEAGAFNATNRAVSWKLPGLPAGGTRVVAVKLRAAAAGDAVLRTVAYAAPEALVTPAGAGAMKPIGRVIEAKAETAVKAEGVPALRFDVRGLENPVEVGKDAVYEIRVTNQGTGACTNVQLMAAMAQDTTFSGANGPTTVKAQGQTLVFESIPNLPVKGEMVYTVRIRSTADGDHRFRVQLTCDQVRTPVQKEESTSFYKQ; encoded by the coding sequence GTGCCGCCCGCGGGCGTGCTGCCGACACCGAAACCGTTCCCGGTCCCGACGATTCCGCCCGCGCCGGTCGGAGCGCCGCTGGCCCCGCCCCTGGCGCCGGGCGGGTACGTCGCGCCGGTTAACCACGGGCTGCCGACCAAGGTGAATCAGGCCGTGAGCGTGGAAGCCCTCTGCCCGGATACGGTGGTGTTCGGGGCCGAGTGCCGCTACGAACTGTTGGTCCGCAACACCGGCAACGTGGCGGTGCAGAACGTGCGCCTGGAAGACGAAATCCCGGCCGGGTGCAAGTACGTCGGGAGCGACCCGCCGGGCGAGATGAACGGCGACAAACTGGTCTGGTCGCTCGGTGCGGTGGACGGGAACACCGAGAAGCGGGTCGCGGTGCGGGTGCGCCCGAACGAGGAAGGCGAACTCCGGAGCCGGGCCACGGTCACGTTCGCGTCCGCTGTGGAGATGAAGACCCGGGTCACGCGGCCCCGGATCACGGTCACCGCGACGTGCCAGGAGGTCTGCAAGGTCGGTGAGGACGCGGTGTTCCAGATCAAGGTGTCCAACGGCGGCACCGGTCCGGCCCAGAACATGACGCTGCGGGCGGAAATGAGCGACGGGTTGTACTTCTCGCAGGGGTCGAAACTGGAAACGAAGCTCGCCAACCTGGTGGCCGGCGAATCCAAACCGATCACGCTCCGGCTGAACGCGGTGAAGGCGGGCTTGCAGAAGTGCCAGTTCACCGTGACCGCCGACGGCAGCGCGGACTCGACCGCCAGCGCGGCGGTGAACGTGGTGGAGCCGCTCCTCCAGATCACCCAGGCCGGACCGGCGAAGTGCCTGGTGCGGGCCGAGCCGACCTACGAGGTCACGCTGTCCAACCCGGGCACCGCGGCGACCGACCCGGTCACCCTGCACGCGGTCCTGCCGGACGGGTTCGAGTTCGTGCAGGCCAGTGAAGCCGGTGCGTTCAACGCGACCAACCGCGCGGTGAGCTGGAAGCTGCCCGGTCTGCCGGCCGGCGGCACGAGGGTGGTCGCGGTGAAATTGCGGGCCGCAGCCGCCGGCGACGCCGTGCTCCGGACCGTGGCCTACGCCGCGCCGGAAGCGTTGGTCACGCCGGCCGGGGCCGGGGCCATGAAGCCCATCGGGCGGGTGATCGAGGCGAAGGCCGAGACCGCGGTCAAGGCCGAGGGGGTGCCCGCGCTGCGGTTCGACGTGCGAGGGCTCGAGAACCCGGTCGAGGTCGGCAAGGACGCGGTGTACGAGATCCGCGTGACCAACCAGGGGACCGGCGCCTGCACCAACGTGCAACTGATGGCGGCAATGGCCCAGGACACGACCTTCAGCGGGGCGAACGGCCCGACCACGGTTAAGGCCCAGGGGCAGACGCTGGTGTTCGAGTCGATCCCCAACCTGCCGGTGAAGGGCGAGATGGTGTACACGGTTCGCATCCGCAGCACCGCGGACGGGGACCACCGGTTCCGCGTGCAACTGACGTGCGACCAGGTGCGCACGCCGGTTCAGAAGGAAGAGAGCACCAGCTTCTACAAGCAGTAA
- the carB gene encoding carbamoyl-phosphate synthase large subunit, which yields MPKRTDIKKILLIGSGPIIIGQACEFDYSGTQACKALREEGYTVVLVNSNPATIMTDPETADRTYIEPITWQVVEKIIAAEQPDALLPTLGGQTALNTAMDLYKRGVLKKYNVELIGANADAIDKAEDRQRFKDAMIKIGVDVPKSRAVHSMDEALKAIDEVKLPCVLRPSFTMGGTGGGIAYNREEYTDLITKGLQLSPTTEVLVEESVIGWKEFELEVMRDRADNVVIICSIENLDPMGVHTGDSITVAPAQTLSDKEYQKMRDKAKDIIREIGVETGGSNIQFAINPADGRMIAIEMNPRVSRSSALASKATGFPIAKIAAKLAVGYTLDELKNDITRETPACFEPTIDYVVTKVPRFAFEKFPEANTTLTTQMKSVGETMAIGRTFKESLQKALRGLEVNRFGLGCDRRDRWGTANAPAPEEIRHNLARPNSDRIWYLRYALLSGMPLEEVHRLTKIDPWFLNAVQELVDLENELRAVPFGAVTPDLLLRAKQNGFIDRQLANIWKVTESEMRKLRKGFGIEAVFKSVDTCAAEFEAYTPYYYSTYERGAGVAQAAAGGKDHASLSAAHAPLPAGEDEVRPHTGKPRIMILGGGPNRIGQGIEFDYCCCQAAFALRANGYEVIMVNSNPETVSTDYDTSDHLFFEPLTPEDVLNIHDRMRPQGVIVQFGGQTPLNLAKPLENAGVPIIGTSVDSIDIAENRERFAKLVTELGLLQPANGTAVDEAQALRVARGIGFPILVRPSFVLGGRDMRIVQNEDELTAYMRRVEPELSRDRPVLIDQFLENATEVDVDCLSDGTRTVIGGVMQHIEEAGVHSGDSACVIPPHSLPAEVIATIRAQTRKLATALSVKGLMNIQFAVSGIRAGGTVTDTPKVYILEANPRASRTVPFVSKATGVQLARLAALVMVGKTLDELGVKDEVIPTHYSVKESVFPFNKFPGVDIILGPEMKSTGEVMGIDDSMPMAFAKAQMAASSALPGSGTVFLSVADRDKEALLPIARGFADLSYTLIATRGTAKFLKDRGVPVREVPKIAEGRPNLIDHLKNGEIALVINTPTGRGSSTDESKIRAEAVASRVTAITTLSAAQAAVEACRALKRHELTVKALQDRFPPPA from the coding sequence ATGCCGAAACGCACCGACATCAAGAAGATTCTGCTCATCGGGTCCGGACCCATCATCATCGGACAGGCCTGTGAGTTCGATTACTCCGGCACCCAGGCGTGCAAGGCGCTGCGCGAGGAGGGGTACACCGTCGTTCTGGTGAACTCCAACCCGGCCACCATCATGACCGACCCGGAGACCGCCGACCGCACGTACATCGAACCCATCACCTGGCAGGTCGTCGAGAAAATCATCGCCGCAGAGCAACCGGACGCGCTGCTCCCGACGCTCGGCGGCCAGACGGCGCTGAACACCGCGATGGACCTCTACAAGCGGGGCGTGCTCAAGAAGTACAACGTCGAGCTGATCGGGGCCAACGCCGACGCCATCGACAAGGCCGAGGACCGCCAGCGGTTCAAGGACGCGATGATCAAGATCGGCGTGGACGTGCCCAAGTCGCGGGCCGTTCACTCGATGGACGAGGCGCTCAAGGCGATCGACGAGGTGAAGCTGCCCTGCGTCCTGCGCCCGAGCTTCACGATGGGCGGCACCGGCGGCGGCATCGCCTACAACCGCGAGGAGTACACCGACCTCATCACCAAGGGGCTCCAGCTCTCGCCCACCACGGAGGTGCTGGTCGAAGAGTCCGTGATCGGGTGGAAGGAGTTCGAGCTGGAGGTGATGCGCGACCGGGCCGACAACGTCGTCATCATCTGCTCCATCGAGAACCTCGACCCGATGGGCGTACACACCGGCGACAGCATCACCGTCGCCCCCGCGCAGACGCTGTCGGATAAAGAATACCAGAAGATGCGCGACAAAGCGAAGGACATCATCCGCGAGATCGGCGTCGAGACGGGCGGCTCGAACATCCAGTTCGCCATCAACCCGGCCGACGGGCGGATGATCGCCATCGAGATGAACCCGCGGGTGTCCCGGTCCAGCGCGCTGGCGTCGAAGGCCACCGGGTTCCCGATCGCGAAGATCGCGGCCAAGCTCGCCGTCGGGTACACGCTCGACGAGCTGAAGAACGACATCACCCGCGAGACGCCCGCGTGCTTCGAGCCGACCATCGACTACGTGGTCACGAAGGTGCCGCGGTTCGCGTTCGAGAAGTTCCCGGAGGCGAACACCACGCTCACCACGCAGATGAAGAGCGTGGGCGAGACGATGGCGATCGGCCGCACGTTCAAGGAGTCGCTCCAGAAGGCCCTGCGCGGGCTGGAGGTGAACCGGTTCGGCCTGGGGTGCGACCGCCGCGACCGCTGGGGCACCGCCAACGCGCCGGCGCCGGAGGAGATCCGCCACAACCTGGCCCGGCCCAACTCCGACCGGATCTGGTACCTCCGGTACGCGCTCCTCTCCGGGATGCCGCTCGAAGAGGTCCACCGGCTCACCAAGATCGACCCCTGGTTCCTGAACGCGGTTCAGGAACTGGTGGACCTCGAGAACGAGCTGCGCGCCGTGCCGTTCGGCGCCGTGACGCCGGACCTGTTGCTCCGGGCGAAGCAGAACGGGTTCATCGACCGCCAGCTCGCGAACATCTGGAAGGTGACGGAGAGCGAGATGCGGAAGCTCCGCAAGGGCTTCGGGATCGAGGCCGTGTTCAAGAGCGTGGACACCTGCGCCGCCGAGTTCGAGGCGTACACGCCGTACTACTACTCGACCTACGAGCGGGGAGCGGGCGTCGCGCAGGCGGCCGCGGGCGGTAAGGACCACGCTTCTCTGTCCGCGGCCCACGCCCCACTGCCCGCCGGCGAGGACGAGGTCCGGCCCCACACCGGGAAGCCGCGGATCATGATCCTCGGCGGCGGACCGAACCGCATCGGCCAGGGGATCGAGTTCGACTACTGCTGCTGCCAGGCGGCGTTCGCGCTCCGCGCCAACGGCTACGAGGTGATCATGGTCAACTCCAACCCGGAGACCGTGAGCACCGACTACGACACCTCCGACCACCTGTTCTTCGAGCCGCTCACGCCGGAGGACGTGCTCAACATCCACGACCGGATGCGGCCCCAGGGCGTGATCGTCCAGTTCGGCGGGCAGACGCCGCTGAACCTCGCCAAACCGCTCGAGAACGCCGGGGTCCCCATCATCGGGACGAGCGTCGACAGCATCGACATCGCCGAGAACCGCGAGCGGTTCGCGAAACTCGTCACCGAGCTCGGGCTGCTCCAGCCGGCCAACGGCACCGCCGTGGACGAGGCCCAGGCGCTGCGCGTGGCCCGGGGCATCGGGTTCCCGATCCTGGTGCGCCCGAGCTTCGTGCTCGGCGGCCGCGACATGCGGATCGTCCAGAACGAGGACGAGCTGACGGCCTACATGCGCCGCGTGGAGCCGGAACTGTCGCGGGACCGGCCGGTGCTGATCGACCAGTTCCTCGAGAACGCGACCGAGGTGGACGTCGACTGCCTCAGCGACGGCACCCGCACCGTCATCGGCGGGGTGATGCAGCACATCGAGGAGGCCGGGGTCCACTCCGGCGACTCGGCGTGCGTGATCCCGCCGCACAGCCTGCCGGCCGAGGTGATCGCGACGATCAGGGCCCAGACCCGCAAGCTGGCCACGGCGCTGAGCGTGAAGGGGCTCATGAACATCCAGTTCGCGGTGTCCGGCATCCGTGCCGGCGGCACCGTGACCGACACGCCGAAGGTCTACATCCTGGAGGCCAACCCGCGGGCCAGCCGCACGGTCCCGTTCGTGTCCAAAGCGACCGGCGTACAACTCGCCCGGCTCGCGGCGCTCGTGATGGTGGGCAAGACGCTCGACGAACTCGGGGTGAAGGACGAGGTGATCCCGACGCACTACTCGGTGAAGGAGAGCGTGTTCCCGTTCAACAAGTTCCCCGGTGTGGACATCATCCTCGGCCCCGAAATGAAGTCCACCGGCGAGGTGATGGGCATCGACGACAGCATGCCGATGGCGTTCGCGAAGGCCCAGATGGCCGCCAGTTCCGCCCTACCCGGCTCCGGCACCGTCTTCCTGTCGGTGGCCGACCGCGACAAGGAAGCCCTGCTCCCCATCGCCCGCGGGTTCGCGGACCTCTCCTACACCCTGATCGCGACGCGCGGCACCGCGAAGTTCCTGAAGGACCGGGGCGTGCCCGTCCGGGAGGTGCCGAAGATCGCCGAGGGGCGGCCGAACCTGATCGACCACCTGAAGAACGGCGAGATCGCGCTGGTCATCAACACGCCGACGGGCCGGGGCAGTTCGACCGACGAGTCGAAGATCCGCGCGGAAGCGGTGGCGAGCCGGGTGACCGCGATCACCACCCTTT